From one Nitrospira sp. MA-1 genomic stretch:
- the cimA gene encoding citramalate synthase: MNSQFPVIEIYDTTLRDGAQAEDVSFSVEDKVRIALKLDELGVPFIEGGWPGANPKDIEFFHVMKSTPLQHAKIVAFGSTRKAKNTAKADPTLEALLSAETDIVTIFGKSWTLHVTEALETTLAINLELIADSIAYLRSRGRQVFYDAEHFFDGYKMDPAYAMKTIQAAVEAGAERIVLCDTNGGTMPWDIGEIFAKVRKNCSVPLGIHAHNDAEMGVANSLTAVQAGAIQVQGTINGIGERCGNANLCSVMANLELKMERTALGDGRLAQLRTISNYVAEMANLTPNKRQPYVGDTAFAHKGGVHIHAVQKNPLTYEHVNPDVVGNHRRVLISDSSGRSAVFGKMETFGLDLPQNNPKVLELLDSLKTLEYEGYQFEGAEGSFELLVRKAMGTYTPSFELLGCRIIVEKRKTKEDPISEATIMVKVGEVVEHTAAVGDGPVNALDHALRKALEHFYPQLQEMKLLDYKVRVLTGRHGTGSRVRVLIESGDHKEKWGTVGVSENIIEASWQALADSIEFKLMKEKPQT, from the coding sequence ATGAATTCTCAATTTCCCGTCATTGAAATCTACGATACGACCCTCCGGGATGGGGCTCAGGCCGAAGATGTCAGCTTTTCGGTGGAGGATAAGGTTCGTATCGCCCTTAAATTAGATGAGCTGGGGGTCCCGTTCATTGAAGGAGGGTGGCCGGGAGCCAACCCGAAGGACATTGAGTTTTTCCACGTCATGAAATCGACTCCATTGCAGCACGCCAAAATCGTGGCATTTGGTTCGACGCGAAAAGCCAAAAATACGGCAAAGGCCGATCCGACGCTGGAAGCCCTTTTATCCGCTGAGACGGATATTGTGACCATCTTCGGGAAAAGTTGGACCCTGCATGTAACGGAGGCCTTGGAAACGACGCTGGCCATTAATTTAGAACTGATTGCCGATTCCATTGCCTATCTCCGATCAAGGGGGCGGCAGGTGTTTTACGATGCCGAACATTTTTTCGATGGCTATAAAATGGACCCCGCCTACGCCATGAAAACCATTCAAGCCGCGGTAGAAGCCGGGGCGGAGCGGATCGTGTTGTGTGATACCAATGGCGGAACAATGCCCTGGGATATTGGTGAGATCTTTGCGAAGGTTCGTAAGAACTGTTCTGTTCCCCTAGGTATTCACGCACACAATGATGCGGAGATGGGCGTCGCCAATTCATTGACTGCCGTGCAAGCGGGAGCGATCCAGGTCCAGGGAACCATCAATGGTATTGGAGAACGGTGCGGGAATGCCAACCTGTGTTCCGTGATGGCTAATTTAGAATTGAAAATGGAGCGAACCGCTCTGGGAGATGGTCGATTAGCACAGCTTCGCACGATTTCCAATTATGTGGCCGAGATGGCAAATTTGACTCCCAACAAACGACAGCCTTATGTGGGAGATACCGCATTTGCGCATAAGGGGGGGGTGCATATTCATGCGGTGCAAAAAAACCCGCTTACCTATGAACATGTGAACCCGGATGTCGTTGGCAACCATCGCCGCGTACTTATTTCCGATAGCAGTGGCCGAAGTGCCGTGTTTGGAAAAATGGAAACTTTCGGCCTGGACCTTCCTCAGAATAATCCCAAGGTGCTCGAATTACTCGATTCTCTTAAAACGTTGGAATATGAAGGCTACCAATTTGAAGGAGCGGAAGGGTCTTTTGAATTGTTAGTGCGGAAAGCGATGGGGACCTATACGCCATCGTTTGAATTATTGGGGTGCCGGATCATTGTCGAGAAACGGAAAACCAAAGAAGACCCTATTTCCGAAGCCACGATTATGGTCAAAGTCGGGGAAGTGGTTGAACATACCGCGGCGGTTGGTGATGGACCAGTGAATGCTCTGGATCATGCCCTTCGCAAAGCTCTGGAGCATTTTTATCCCCAGTTACAGGAAATGAAGCTGCTGGACTATAAGGTCCGCGTGTTGACCGGACGACATGGAACCGGTTCTCGTGTGCGGGTCCTCATTGAGTCTGGTGATCACAAAGAGAAATGGGGGACGGTCGGGGTGTCGGAGAACATCATTGAAGCCAGTTGGCAGGCGTTGGCCGATAGCATTGAGTTTAAACTCATGAAGGAGAAGCCGCAAACATAA
- a CDS encoding integration host factor subunit alpha translates to MRKADIAEIITETAAIQKTDSMEMVEHVLDLIKSMLQKGEVVKIAGFGNFVVRNKGERKGRNPRTGEEIAITPRRVVTFRPSQLFKKYVNT, encoded by the coding sequence ATGCGCAAGGCTGACATTGCTGAAATCATTACAGAGACGGCAGCTATCCAAAAAACCGACTCAATGGAAATGGTGGAGCATGTTCTGGATTTAATTAAGTCCATGCTTCAAAAAGGAGAGGTCGTCAAAATTGCCGGATTTGGCAACTTTGTTGTCCGGAACAAGGGAGAGCGGAAAGGCAGGAACCCAAGAACCGGAGAGGAAATTGCCATTACGCCAAGACGAGTGGTGACTTTCCGGCCAAGCCAACTTTTTAAGAAATATGTCAATACTTGA
- a CDS encoding MerR family transcriptional regulator: MGGGTKHEDKAFYKIGEVADLTNLPAYVLRFWESEFIFLKPKKSQGKHRVYSKNDIETVFEIKRMLYDEGYTIAGLKRYWYRKKRSEKTAQVPKDRVEKAKVELQGILKILGRATM, from the coding sequence ATGGGGGGTGGAACAAAACACGAGGATAAGGCCTTTTATAAAATAGGGGAAGTCGCCGATTTGACGAATCTTCCTGCGTATGTCTTGCGGTTTTGGGAGTCGGAATTCATTTTCCTTAAACCGAAGAAAAGTCAGGGAAAACATCGAGTCTATTCGAAAAACGACATTGAAACGGTCTTTGAAATTAAACGAATGCTCTACGATGAAGGGTATACCATTGCGGGTTTGAAGCGATATTGGTATCGCAAAAAACGGTCAGAAAAAACCGCTCAAGTCCCAAAAGACCGTGTGGAAAAAGCAAAGGTTGAACTGCAAGGTATTTTGAAGATCCTGGGACGAGCGACGATGTAG
- a CDS encoding glycosyltransferase family 2 protein, with amino-acid sequence MSLHPPRHWISVVIPIKDERENIPLLASQLLKFFESRPESGAAAFELVFVDDGSVDGSGPLLDQLAGQFPAVLVIHLDRNHGQTAAFDAGFREARGELVATMDGDLQYDPNDFAKLLPYVERYDLVCGRRQARHDSLVRRWSSKIANQVRNWAVHDGISDTGCSLKVFRQAVVKRLPPFKNMHRFYPALAQMYGFTVTEIPVQHFPRAHGTSKYGIGNRLFAGLYDLFAVRWMQKRCLNYTKKGIHPPWKSEL; translated from the coding sequence ATGAGCCTCCACCCGCCGCGCCATTGGATTTCCGTTGTCATTCCCATTAAAGATGAGCGGGAGAACATCCCGCTCTTGGCGAGCCAATTGCTCAAGTTTTTTGAGTCCAGGCCTGAAAGTGGGGCCGCGGCGTTTGAACTCGTGTTTGTGGATGATGGGAGTGTGGACGGGAGTGGACCCTTGCTGGATCAATTAGCCGGACAGTTTCCTGCGGTACTGGTGATCCATTTAGACCGGAATCATGGACAAACGGCGGCATTCGATGCAGGCTTTCGGGAAGCCAGGGGAGAACTTGTTGCGACCATGGACGGGGATCTGCAGTATGACCCGAATGACTTTGCGAAACTTCTCCCCTATGTGGAACGCTATGATTTAGTGTGTGGGCGACGACAAGCCAGACATGACAGTCTGGTCCGCCGGTGGTCGTCAAAAATTGCCAACCAGGTTCGCAATTGGGCGGTGCATGATGGTATTTCAGATACCGGCTGTTCCTTGAAAGTCTTTAGGCAGGCCGTGGTCAAACGACTTCCTCCATTTAAAAACATGCACCGATTTTACCCGGCGTTGGCGCAAATGTACGGGTTTACGGTGACTGAAATCCCCGTCCAGCATTTTCCAAGAGCCCATGGGACATCAAAATACGGAATTGGCAACAGGCTGTTTGCCGGTCTGTATGATCTCTTCGCAGTCAGGTGGATGCAAAAACGCTGTTTGAACTACACCAAAAAGGGGATCCATCCTCCCTGGAAATCCGAACTGTAG
- a CDS encoding lipid-A-disaccharide synthase N-terminal domain-containing protein — protein sequence MEGTLLAIHSLLLTMFESFTNTLMTMSFEELLWIGFGFLGQGIFFSRWLVQWVVSERNEESQIPMSFWYMSLVGSVIVLTYAIHIADLVFMAGQSVGTVVYVRNIMLLHQANKRVVSG from the coding sequence ATGGAGGGAACCCTTTTGGCGATTCATTCCCTGCTGCTGACGATGTTCGAATCATTCACAAATACACTCATGACCATGTCGTTTGAGGAACTCCTCTGGATCGGTTTTGGGTTTTTGGGGCAGGGCATTTTTTTCTCACGCTGGTTGGTGCAATGGGTGGTGTCGGAACGCAACGAGGAAAGCCAGATTCCCATGTCATTTTGGTATATGAGCCTGGTTGGGAGTGTGATTGTACTCACCTACGCCATTCATATTGCCGACCTGGTATTCATGGCCGGCCAAAGCGTCGGAACCGTGGTGTATGTCCGCAATATCATGCTGCTCCATCAGGCCAATAAGCGAGTCGTGAGTGGATAG
- a CDS encoding glycosyltransferase family 39 protein, producing MDSSHTHTLFPSFLRSSITQSPLSHLVCVLLLAAWLLGVEGGWLLGPDLGALGLTDRDEGSNAEAAREMLETGDWISPTLNYEPRYAKPAFVYWLISGSYALFGMNEFAARLPSALSGLCLLFLQYVFVRRWAGLTVAIFASCMLLLNLEFLGINRMVLTDPELVVFTTLAGYSFWHALHHEQTKRWLFAIFYLAMGCGMLVKGPVGIIIPLMGVIPYLTLTRQWGIFWQRGFPLVGIVLVAAVAAPWYVMMFQIHGDAYWAAAQANTTGRFMNPMEGHGGTLLFYVPVLLVGFFPWSAFLFSVLYDTLKRWKAFWQGQGLATQEQHLECFLSLWVVGLLLFFTLSATRLPHYIYPLFPAAALLVALWWKRFLREDAPVGLIASTRVLIAAGYLLGIAMMFVPAIFQLFMKQIAKEFPAAVNIDLAWLPSLVGLVMVVGTMLMRQCMQSDAKRHLALWVGCGMMLIFTVLVARGGLSIYQQYFIGPPQELAVIAGYNLGPDDRLIQFGRKRPSLSFYAKRKVHFLGVNDEELPQHLNAPGRKMAIIQSQLRGQLPEAMAHWTVVLDHGGFSLLTSEPLL from the coding sequence GTGGATAGCTCTCACACTCACACTCTCTTTCCGTCCTTTCTCCGCTCTTCAATAACGCAATCGCCTCTTTCCCATCTGGTGTGTGTCCTGCTTCTGGCTGCCTGGCTATTGGGAGTAGAGGGCGGATGGCTTCTTGGTCCGGATCTGGGGGCCCTCGGGTTGACGGACCGGGATGAGGGGAGCAATGCGGAAGCGGCAAGGGAAATGCTGGAGACCGGTGATTGGATTTCCCCGACTCTCAACTATGAACCTCGCTATGCCAAACCGGCTTTTGTGTATTGGCTCATCAGCGGGTCCTATGCCCTGTTTGGCATGAATGAATTTGCCGCGCGGTTGCCTTCGGCTTTATCAGGTCTTTGCCTCCTGTTCCTTCAATATGTGTTTGTTCGAAGGTGGGCTGGCCTCACCGTGGCCATTTTTGCGTCGTGCATGTTGCTGCTGAATTTGGAGTTTTTGGGCATCAATCGCATGGTGCTGACTGATCCGGAACTGGTCGTGTTCACCACATTGGCCGGCTATAGCTTTTGGCACGCACTCCATCATGAACAGACCAAGCGCTGGCTGTTCGCCATCTTTTATCTGGCTATGGGATGCGGCATGTTGGTCAAGGGGCCCGTGGGCATTATCATTCCGCTGATGGGGGTGATTCCCTATCTGACGTTGACGCGCCAATGGGGAATATTCTGGCAACGGGGCTTTCCCCTTGTCGGGATCGTGTTAGTTGCCGCTGTCGCGGCTCCCTGGTATGTGATGATGTTTCAAATACATGGGGATGCCTATTGGGCCGCGGCACAGGCCAATACCACCGGACGGTTCATGAATCCTATGGAAGGTCATGGGGGGACGCTCTTATTTTATGTGCCGGTGTTGTTGGTTGGGTTTTTCCCATGGAGTGCCTTTCTCTTTTCCGTACTGTATGACACGTTAAAACGCTGGAAGGCATTCTGGCAGGGACAAGGCCTTGCCACGCAAGAGCAACATTTGGAGTGTTTCCTGAGCCTCTGGGTGGTGGGATTGTTGCTGTTCTTTACCCTCTCGGCCACGCGCCTGCCCCATTACATCTATCCTCTGTTTCCGGCGGCAGCCCTGCTGGTCGCTCTGTGGTGGAAGCGTTTCTTGAGAGAGGACGCGCCGGTTGGACTGATCGCTTCCACTCGAGTCCTCATTGCGGCGGGATACCTCCTGGGTATCGCGATGATGTTTGTGCCGGCGATTTTTCAGTTGTTCATGAAGCAAATTGCCAAAGAATTTCCCGCTGCGGTCAACATAGACCTGGCGTGGCTTCCCTCACTGGTAGGCCTCGTCATGGTGGTGGGAACCATGCTCATGCGTCAGTGCATGCAATCTGACGCCAAACGCCATCTGGCTTTATGGGTGGGATGCGGGATGATGCTGATCTTTACGGTATTGGTCGCACGAGGAGGACTCTCGATTTACCAACAGTATTTCATCGGCCCCCCGCAGGAATTAGCTGTCATTGCCGGTTATAACTTGGGCCCGGATGACCGATTGATACAATTCGGCCGGAAACGCCCCTCCCTCAGTTTTTATGCCAAACGCAAAGTACACTTTCTTGGAGTGAATGATGAAGAACTCCCCCAACACCTTAATGCTCCCGGCCGAAAAATGGCCATTATCCAATCTCAGCTTCGCGGACAACTTCCTGAAGCCATGGCCCATTGGACTGTTGTTCTGGACCACGGCGGTTTTTCTCTCCTCACCAGCGAACCCCTCTTATAA
- a CDS encoding redoxin domain-containing protein, with protein MKTQLAPEWQTTDWFNTPEPLSLSGLRGQVVLLHAFQMLCPGCVSHGLPQAQRVAKLFPDVRVIGLHTVFEHHEAMGVASLRAFLHEYRIRFPVAVDLPGPDGDPLPRTMRAYAMQGTPTTVLINAQGGLHRQMFGVHDDLFLGAELGLLREHATSSAELPATPELLLKHSCADDSCAIK; from the coding sequence ATGAAAACCCAGTTAGCTCCAGAATGGCAGACCACAGACTGGTTCAATACTCCCGAGCCCCTCAGCCTGTCCGGGCTTCGGGGTCAAGTCGTGCTTCTTCATGCCTTCCAGATGCTCTGCCCCGGCTGCGTGTCGCATGGCCTGCCTCAGGCTCAGCGCGTGGCCAAGCTCTTTCCGGATGTCAGAGTCATCGGATTGCATACGGTATTCGAACACCACGAGGCCATGGGCGTGGCCTCGCTTCGCGCGTTTCTGCATGAGTACCGCATTCGTTTTCCGGTTGCCGTCGACCTGCCGGGACCGGATGGCGATCCGCTCCCCCGCACCATGCGGGCATATGCGATGCAGGGAACTCCAACCACGGTGTTGATTAACGCACAAGGCGGATTGCACCGACAGATGTTCGGGGTGCATGACGATCTTTTTCTCGGAGCGGAACTGGGATTATTACGGGAGCACGCAACATCCTCAGCCGAACTCCCGGCAACACCCGAGCTTCTGTTGAAGCATTCGTGTGCAGACGACTCCTGTGCTATCAAATAA
- a CDS encoding winged helix-turn-helix transcriptional regulator produces MVQDDPLMGVESELQDGRKIPVASMVESIVGCKWSVRLLQLCAEGNNRPGMVLRACPGLSAKVMNERWRKMIRFGIMRRTVLGLKPPVEVEYQLTPFGRRFLKILDEVRRLQEAVDVGGISETSQTPKKAKSSGRNTSPKKGRRPSVSGSSSR; encoded by the coding sequence ATGGTTCAGGATGATCCATTGATGGGAGTGGAGTCGGAGTTGCAGGATGGCAGGAAAATTCCTGTGGCTTCGATGGTGGAGAGTATTGTGGGCTGTAAGTGGTCTGTCCGCTTACTCCAGCTTTGTGCCGAGGGGAACAATCGCCCTGGTATGGTGCTCCGGGCATGTCCAGGTTTGTCGGCCAAAGTGATGAATGAACGATGGAGAAAGATGATCCGTTTCGGCATCATGCGGCGCACGGTGTTGGGACTAAAGCCTCCGGTTGAAGTGGAATATCAACTCACCCCGTTCGGTCGTCGGTTCTTGAAAATTCTTGACGAAGTGCGCAGGCTACAGGAGGCTGTGGATGTTGGGGGCATCTCGGAAACCAGCCAAACCCCGAAGAAGGCTAAGTCGAGTGGTCGCAACACGTCTCCCAAAAAGGGGAGACGACCTTCGGTGTCTGGTTCTTCTTCAAGGTGA
- a CDS encoding DUF5343 domain-containing protein: MAGLPYVTAPGNIEKALNGIKSAATPERVTQDFVKTILHIPGGSGDQITSFLKKIGFANSDGTPSSIYKKFRNDATSGQAVAEALKIGYTNLYIRNEYMHSLSDKELKGLIIEETGQSEGSNAVSFALASIKALKKFAEWGKSIVEEVKEMPSPPKSPQDLPLPGGSKNSGVGLNLSYTINLNLPATSDISVFNAIFKSLKDNLLKEAGSE; encoded by the coding sequence ATGGCAGGGTTACCCTACGTTACTGCGCCAGGAAATATTGAAAAGGCGTTAAATGGAATTAAGTCAGCTGCAACACCGGAGCGAGTAACCCAAGACTTCGTGAAAACGATTCTTCATATTCCCGGCGGATCAGGGGACCAAATTACCTCGTTTCTGAAAAAAATTGGTTTTGCGAATTCAGATGGTACCCCATCTAGTATTTATAAAAAATTTCGTAACGATGCTACTTCTGGGCAGGCAGTGGCTGAGGCATTGAAGATTGGTTATACCAATTTGTATATTCGAAATGAATACATGCATAGTTTGTCAGACAAGGAGTTGAAAGGATTAATTATTGAAGAAACTGGCCAGAGTGAGGGCTCAAATGCCGTCAGCTTTGCATTGGCATCAATTAAGGCACTTAAGAAATTCGCTGAATGGGGGAAATCGATTGTTGAGGAAGTTAAGGAAATGCCTTCGCCACCTAAAAGCCCTCAAGATTTACCTTTGCCTGGCGGTTCCAAAAATTCTGGAGTTGGTCTAAATCTGTCTTACACGATCAATCTAAATCTTCCTGCAACGTCGGACATTTCTGTTTTTAATGCAATATTCAAGAGCCTGAAAGACAACCTTTTAAAAGAGGCTGGAAGTGAGTAG
- a CDS encoding Swt1 family HEPN domain-containing protein → MITDDLRNVEERYSIELGHASKSLSDTPTEYYPQFEQSVRAEANEMSRHYELFYCLENAIRKLITETLHESEGREWWDSGKIPADIVRQVKGRILKEIDSGVTRRSDSDIDYTNFGELSVIITTNWDLFGTIFSSRRAVEKVMSSLNLLRGPIAHCCPLSEDEIDRLRLTVKDWFRMIG, encoded by the coding sequence ATGATCACTGATGATCTGAGAAATGTTGAAGAGCGATATAGTATTGAGCTAGGACATGCATCAAAATCATTAAGCGACACACCAACTGAGTACTATCCTCAGTTTGAGCAGAGTGTTCGTGCTGAGGCGAATGAAATGTCTCGGCACTATGAGTTGTTTTATTGTCTTGAAAATGCCATAAGAAAATTGATTACAGAGACTCTTCATGAAAGTGAAGGGAGGGAATGGTGGGACAGTGGAAAAATACCAGCAGACATTGTTCGTCAAGTTAAAGGACGTATTCTAAAGGAAATTGATAGCGGGGTGACCCGACGTTCAGATTCTGATATTGATTACACCAACTTTGGTGAGTTGTCAGTAATTATTACGACAAACTGGGATCTGTTTGGAACGATTTTTTCAAGTAGGCGGGCTGTCGAGAAGGTAATGAGTAGCTTGAATTTGTTACGAGGACCAATAGCACACTGTTGTCCCTTGTCAGAAGATGAGATTGATAGGCTTAGGCTAACAGTTAAGGACTGGTTTCGAATGATAGGATAG
- a CDS encoding IS3 family transposase, with translation MGQVQWQRRRHNAQQKFHLAPCPEIGVHFSRPNQAGASDICYIPMAKGFMYLTVIMDWYSRRVLAWRVSNTLETEACVEALEEALGRYRAPEIFNTDQGAQYTSEAFTAVLKSHGVTISMDGKGRWVDNVFVERLWRSVKYEDVYLQAYETPAALRMGLTHYFQFYNTERGHQALNRQTPDAVYFADPREKQAA, from the coding sequence ATTGGGCAGGTCCAATGGCAACGAAGGCGGCATAATGCCCAGCAGAAGTTTCACTTAGCGCCCTGTCCAGAAATCGGGGTCCACTTCTCTCGGCCCAATCAGGCCGGGGCGAGCGATATCTGCTACATTCCGATGGCCAAAGGCTTTATGTATCTCACGGTAATCATGGACTGGTATTCGCGCCGGGTCTTGGCTTGGCGGGTGTCGAATACCCTAGAGACCGAGGCCTGCGTGGAGGCCTTAGAAGAAGCCCTGGGGCGCTATAGAGCCCCGGAGATCTTCAACACGGATCAGGGAGCGCAATACACCAGTGAAGCATTCACGGCCGTGCTCAAATCCCACGGCGTGACGATCAGTATGGATGGCAAAGGTCGGTGGGTCGACAATGTGTTCGTCGAACGGCTTTGGCGGAGCGTCAAGTATGAGGACGTGTATCTGCAAGCATATGAAACCCCAGCGGCTCTACGTATGGGCCTGACTCACTATTTTCAGTTCTATAACACGGAACGGGGCCATCAGGCGTTGAATCGCCAAACACCAGACGCGGTGTATTTTGCCGATCCCAGAGAGAAACAAGCAGCCTAA
- a CDS encoding IS3 family transposase (programmed frameshift): protein MARRSRRNHSPAFKAKVALAAVKGERTLAELAEQFDVHPNQIQDWKKQLLSKAEHVFGASLVAAADHEQVQQKLHAKIGQLTMEKDFLGHRARTRPMTERKAMLKAQQGLSVTRQCQLLAVPRSSAYARPQDVSAADLVLMRQLDELYLKWPFYGSRRLCVELQQQGHRVNRKRVQRLMRKMGIRAIYPKPRTSQPGLGHKIYPYLLRGLRIERPNQVWASDICYIPMAKGFMYLTAIIDWYSRRVLAWRVSNTLETDACVEALEEALLRYGAPEIFNTDQGAQYTSEAFTATLKDRGVQISMDGKGRWVDNVFVERLWRSVKYEDVYLRAYETPAALRAGLTGYFTFYNTERRHQSLNRQTPDTVYWAGPMATKAA, encoded by the exons ATGGCACGACGATCCCGACGGAATCATTCCCCAGCGTTTAAGGCCAAGGTGGCCTTGGCCGCCGTCAAGGGCGAACGCACGTTGGCGGAATTGGCCGAGCAGTTTGACGTACATCCGAATCAGATCCAAGATTGGAAGAAGCAGCTGCTGAGCAAGGCAGAACATGTTTTTGGCGCCAGTCTCGTTGCTGCTGCCGACCATGAACAGGTCCAGCAGAAGCTGCATGCCAAGATTGGCCAGCTGACCATGGAGAAGGATTTTTTAG GCCACCGCGCTCGGACCCGGCCGATGACTGAGCGCAAAGCGATGCTCAAGGCCCAGCAAGGACTTTCGGTGACTCGTCAATGTCAGCTGTTAGCCGTGCCGCGTTCGAGTGCCTATGCACGGCCCCAGGATGTCTCAGCGGCAGACCTTGTTTTGATGCGCCAACTCGACGAGCTCTATCTGAAATGGCCGTTCTATGGCAGCCGTCGCCTGTGTGTTGAGCTTCAACAACAGGGCCATAGAGTGAATCGTAAACGCGTTCAACGGTTGATGCGCAAGATGGGGATCCGAGCGATTTACCCGAAGCCGCGAACGAGTCAACCAGGACTGGGGCACAAAATTTATCCCTACTTATTAAGAGGCCTGAGAATTGAACGTCCAAACCAGGTGTGGGCGAGTGATATCTGTTATATCCCGATGGCCAAGGGGTTCATGTATCTCACCGCCATCATAGACTGGTACTCACGTCGGGTGTTGGCGTGGCGCGTTTCGAATACGCTGGAAACGGATGCCTGTGTGGAGGCGCTGGAAGAAGCCCTCTTGCGCTATGGGGCGCCAGAGATCTTCAATACGGATCAGGGTGCCCAATATACCAGTGAGGCATTCACCGCGACACTCAAAGATCGTGGGGTGCAAATCAGTATGGATGGTAAGGGGCGTTGGGTCGACAACGTATTCGTCGAACGACTATGGCGCAGTGTGAAGTATGAGGACGTGTACCTGCGAGCCTATGAGACGCCCGCAGCGCTACGGGCTGGGCTGACTGGCTATTTCACGTTCTATAACACGGAACGCCGTCACCAGTCCTTGAATCGACAGACACCGGATACCGTATATTGGGCAGGTCCAATGGCAACGAAGGCGGCATAA
- a CDS encoding IS3 family transposase, producing the protein MTERKAMIRTRQPLPVTRQCQLLTVPRSSAYARSQPVAAADLTFMRILDEVYLKWPFYGSRRLCAVLQQRGHGVNRKRVQRLMRQMGLRAIYPKPRTSLPGHGHKIYPYRLRGLTITQKWSPVLGQNNEDAK; encoded by the coding sequence ATGACTGAGCGCAAAGCGATGATTAGGACTCGGCAACCCCTTCCCGTCACGCGGCAGTGTCAGTTGCTGACCGTGCCACGCTCCAGTGCGTACGCACGCTCACAGCCGGTCGCAGCAGCCGACCTCACGTTCATGCGTATCCTGGATGAAGTGTATCTGAAGTGGCCCTTCTATGGCAGCCGTCGCCTGTGCGCGGTCCTCCAACAACGAGGACATGGAGTCAATCGCAAGCGGGTGCAGCGTCTGATGCGACAGATGGGCCTGCGGGCCATCTATCCAAAGCCACGGACCAGTCTTCCCGGGCACGGACACAAGATTTATCCCTACCGCCTGCGTGGCCTCACCATCACTCAGAAGTGGTCCCCAGTCCTTGGACAGAATAATGAGGATGCTAAGTGA
- a CDS encoding transposase, whose amino-acid sequence MARRSRRNHSPAFKAKVALAAVRGDRTLAELAEHFDVHPNQIQDWKKQLIAKADHVFGSGLAETATQEQRQQQLHAKIGQLTMEKDFLAHALGHSR is encoded by the coding sequence ATGGCCCGACGATCACGACGCAATCATTCCCCGGCGTTTAAAGCGAAGGTGGCGTTAGCCGCCGTTCGGGGCGACCGGACTCTCGCCGAGTTGGCTGAGCATTTTGACGTCCATCCCAATCAGATTCAAGACTGGAAGAAACAGCTCATCGCGAAAGCCGACCATGTGTTTGGCTCCGGTCTAGCCGAAACGGCCACCCAGGAGCAGCGGCAACAACAACTTCACGCCAAGATCGGGCAGTTGACGATGGAGAAGGATTTTTTAGCACACGCGCTTGGGCACAGCCGATGA
- a CDS encoding class I SAM-dependent methyltransferase, whose product MKGRIVSQIKPYNRPLWHCLLLVSFFASLTASCAHKTWDINRYIHALERPERDQHQQPEKVIEALNLTPGMMVIDIGAGSGYFTRRFAESVGEKGQVIAIDVEQKMLNYNKGKLEKIGLANRVRFVLAESEGPTFSGNNADIVFLCDVYHHLEDQIDYLANTKPALKPNGRVVIIDYYADERSGTLGFSKRHLVPKEQVIKDMEQAGFTLAKEHTFLPRQYFLEFVPKKVMSPLQ is encoded by the coding sequence ATGAAGGGTCGAATCGTCTCTCAAATAAAGCCATACAACCGGCCCTTGTGGCATTGCCTCCTGCTTGTCTCTTTTTTCGCCAGTCTTACCGCAAGTTGCGCCCATAAAACATGGGATATCAACAGATACATTCACGCTCTTGAACGCCCGGAACGGGATCAGCACCAACAACCCGAAAAAGTCATTGAGGCCCTGAACCTCACGCCTGGCATGATGGTAATCGATATCGGGGCAGGCTCGGGTTATTTCACCCGTCGCTTTGCCGAATCGGTGGGAGAAAAGGGGCAGGTCATCGCCATCGATGTCGAACAGAAAATGTTGAATTACAACAAAGGAAAGTTGGAAAAAATTGGACTCGCCAACAGAGTCCGTTTTGTTCTGGCCGAGTCAGAAGGTCCCACATTTTCCGGGAACAACGCCGACATCGTATTCTTGTGCGATGTCTATCATCACCTGGAAGATCAGATCGACTATCTGGCCAACACCAAGCCTGCCCTCAAGCCAAACGGACGTGTGGTCATCATCGACTACTATGCCGATGAGCGATCAGGCACACTCGGCTTTTCAAAACGCCACCTTGTTCCGAAAGAACAAGTGATCAAGGACATGGAACAAGCCGGCTTTACCTTAGCCAAAGAACACACCTTCCTCCCCCGCCAATACTTCCTAGAATTTGTCCCCAAAAAGGTTATGTCCCCCTTGCAATAA